In Candidatus Goldiibacteriota bacterium, a single genomic region encodes these proteins:
- a CDS encoding mechanosensitive ion channel family protein, translated as MFDFFQQESFLDKVIMGNTVLRYLVSIGMFLLPAVLLFALNKFVVSRIKKWISKSSWKVDDFAVDLFEKIIYPLIYVGLFFLAFNNLSVAGQYKALVNKTGIIVVTIFVIRAVIMVLNFMIIKVAIKGEDDEIKAKSMKGIMGLIKTVIWIIGIILVLDNLGYKVSAVVAGLGIGGIAVALAAQAVLGDLFSYISIMFDKPFKIGDFIIFDDVMGTVENVGIKTTRISSLSGEEIVVSNSALTNSKVKNYKKMVTRRVLFGLGVVYGTPKEKLEKIPVIIGGIITAISGARFDRAHFSAYGDFSLNFEVVYYVEGNDYNKYMDINQIINFKIYEAFEKEGIEFAYPTQTLFVKNEKQ; from the coding sequence ATGTTTGATTTTTTTCAGCAGGAAAGTTTTCTTGATAAAGTGATTATGGGAAATACGGTGCTAAGGTATCTGGTGTCTATCGGCATGTTTCTGTTGCCTGCGGTTTTACTGTTTGCCCTTAATAAGTTTGTGGTTTCAAGGATAAAGAAATGGATAAGTAAATCTTCCTGGAAGGTTGATGATTTTGCCGTTGACCTTTTTGAAAAGATAATATATCCCCTTATTTATGTCGGGCTGTTTTTTCTTGCTTTTAATAACCTATCTGTTGCCGGGCAATATAAAGCTTTAGTCAACAAAACCGGCATAATAGTGGTTACAATTTTTGTAATACGCGCTGTTATTATGGTGCTTAATTTTATGATTATTAAAGTTGCGATTAAAGGTGAAGATGATGAGATAAAGGCAAAAAGCATGAAAGGCATTATGGGGCTTATAAAAACGGTTATATGGATTATAGGAATAATCCTTGTTCTGGATAATCTGGGGTATAAAGTGTCGGCTGTTGTAGCCGGGCTTGGTATAGGCGGTATTGCGGTAGCTCTTGCCGCGCAGGCGGTTCTGGGGGATTTGTTCAGTTATATTTCTATTATGTTTGACAAGCCTTTCAAGATAGGAGATTTTATAATATTTGATGATGTCATGGGAACGGTGGAAAATGTGGGGATAAAAACCACACGCATAAGCAGCTTAAGCGGGGAGGAAATAGTTGTTTCAAATTCCGCGCTGACCAATTCAAAGGTGAAAAACTATAAAAAAATGGTTACACGAAGGGTGCTTTTCGGGCTTGGGGTGGTTTACGGCACGCCGAAAGAAAAACTTGAAAAGATACCGGTAATAATAGGCGGGATAATAACCGCGATAAGCGGGGCAAGGTTTGACAGGGCGCATTTTTCGGCGTACGGCGATTTCTCGCTTAATTTTGAAGTGGTATACTATGTGGAAGGAAACGATTATAATAAATACATGGATATTAACCAGATTATAAATTTTAAAATTTATGAAGCGTTTGAAAAAGAAGGGATAGAATTCGCGTACCCAACACAGACTCTTTTTGTAAAAAATGAAAAACAATAA
- the tatA gene encoding twin-arginine translocase TatA/TatE family subunit — protein sequence MNIGFGEIIVILLVVLVIFGAKKLPEIGKSMGKAVTEFKKGVKDIKDEESGEKKDK from the coding sequence TTGAATATAGGATTCGGAGAGATTATAGTTATACTGCTTGTGGTGCTTGTTATTTTTGGAGCGAAAAAGCTGCCGGAAATCGGGAAGTCAATGGGAAAGGCCGTGACGGAATTTAAAAAAGGCGTTAAGGACATTAAAGATGAAGAGAGCGGCGAAAAAAAAGATAAATAA
- a CDS encoding sigma-54-dependent Fis family transcriptional regulator: MAKLLIVDDEDNIRKVLKQLLARNGFTDIIEAADGVEALEKINDNEIDLVISDINMPKMDGITLFEKAKKLGPVFIILTAFGSIETAVNMVKSGVYDFISKPFDESELVNTVKKAVSERCSSNMEIQYSGGIDEIFFQSRHPEIEKINSVIDRVATTGGPVFITGETGTGKGLLAGIIHEKSGRQGAFIKVNCAAIPETLMESELFGYRKGAFTGAAMDKPGKFELAAGGTIFLDEIGELPNELQAKLLAALQDKEINRLGDTKPVKIDARVIAATNINIKEAIEKKTFREDLYYRLNVVEFAVPPLRERGEDAGLFINFFNKKYSDEYGIEQKKFSEDAVEYISECKFAGNIRELENVIQKLLIMEKDAVVTKEVAARYLSKAECKTDNSLMFRAGKDKKVEAEVSLIRQALEKTEGNRTKAAEILGISRRTLLYRIKEYGIA, from the coding sequence ATGGCAAAACTGCTGATTGTGGATGATGAGGACAATATAAGAAAGGTCTTAAAACAGCTTCTGGCAAGAAACGGGTTTACTGATATCATAGAAGCCGCTGACGGAGTGGAAGCGCTTGAAAAAATAAATGACAATGAAATTGACCTTGTTATCAGCGATATAAATATGCCGAAAATGGACGGTATAACCCTTTTTGAAAAGGCAAAAAAACTGGGGCCTGTTTTTATAATACTTACAGCTTTTGGGTCAATAGAGACCGCTGTCAATATGGTTAAAAGCGGGGTATATGACTTTATATCAAAACCATTTGACGAATCCGAACTTGTGAATACTGTAAAAAAGGCTGTATCGGAAAGATGCAGTTCCAATATGGAAATACAGTATTCCGGCGGAATAGATGAAATATTTTTTCAGTCCCGCCACCCGGAAATTGAAAAAATTAACAGTGTAATTGACCGCGTGGCTACAACAGGGGGGCCTGTTTTTATAACCGGGGAGACAGGAACCGGGAAAGGGCTTTTGGCCGGAATAATACACGAAAAAAGCGGAAGGCAGGGAGCGTTTATAAAGGTTAACTGCGCGGCGATTCCGGAAACCCTTATGGAATCGGAGCTGTTTGGATACAGAAAAGGCGCTTTTACCGGCGCTGCAATGGACAAACCCGGTAAATTTGAACTTGCCGCGGGCGGCACCATTTTTCTTGATGAAATAGGCGAACTTCCAAATGAACTGCAGGCAAAACTGCTTGCCGCTTTACAGGATAAAGAAATAAACAGGCTGGGCGACACAAAGCCCGTGAAAATTGACGCCCGTGTCATAGCCGCCACTAATATTAATATTAAAGAGGCGATTGAAAAAAAGACGTTCAGGGAAGATTTGTATTACAGGCTTAATGTGGTGGAATTTGCCGTGCCTCCTTTAAGGGAACGCGGGGAGGATGCGGGGCTGTTTATAAATTTCTTTAATAAAAAATATTCGGACGAGTACGGAATAGAGCAGAAGAAGTTTTCCGAAGACGCTGTTGAATACATATCTGAATGCAAATTCGCGGGAAATATCAGGGAGCTTGAAAATGTGATACAGAAGCTTCTTATAATGGAAAAAGACGCGGTGGTTACAAAAGAAGTTGCCGCAAGATATTTAAGCAAGGCCGAATGCAAAACGGACAACAGCCTTATGTTCAGGGCGGGCAAGGATAAAAAGGTGGAAGCGGAAGTGTCGCTTATAAGGCAGGCGCTTGAAAAAACCGAAGGCAACAGGACAAAAGCCGCGGAGATTCTTGGCATAAGCAGAAGGACTCTTTTGTACAGGATAAAGGAATACGGCATAGCATAA
- a CDS encoding VWA domain-containing protein: MKKFFLSFIVFLLFCAAGYSGPLTLKKSIEPSVGFIGDTVTVCLEIEASASVPKADIVWVIDISASMGSGISNIKNNINYMTSQLASEGIDYRQGLVTYSDVYIGEPITNYGFMPSDADFMSAINGISLLSGGDIPESGLEGLLSAQSSAWRADASKTIILVTDAQVKTIDTGNGVYSLTYTAQSLTDDGITVDAICVDMGSYAPYSNPKDLPSLTGGIWLDYWTPSSDWDAFLVALGTAISTYSNVVIRDPLPPELMPVAPYGGGSYTGGQVIWTFSSVGKGQPFTVCFPSVITSAYAGFISNTAYISADNVTETASDTEYVFYPTKTATTTATPTVTATGTITVSPTITLTATITPTATPTPPVLMLMGKGTFPNPFIKEAQIVYYLTAEADVTVKVYTVSGEVVFESQPVKGLRGVNSFLWDGRNKNRKPVASGLYIYRVQAVSGRDEKVHIFGKAACLR, translated from the coding sequence TTGAAAAAGTTTTTTCTCAGTTTTATTGTTTTTTTACTTTTTTGCGCTGCGGGATATTCCGGGCCGTTAACGCTTAAAAAATCCATTGAACCTTCCGTGGGTTTTATAGGGGATACAGTCACCGTATGCCTGGAAATTGAAGCTTCGGCATCTGTTCCCAAAGCGGATATAGTGTGGGTTATAGATATAAGCGCATCCATGGGTTCGGGGATATCCAATATTAAAAATAATATAAATTATATGACAAGCCAGCTTGCGTCGGAGGGCATTGATTACAGGCAGGGCCTTGTGACGTACAGCGATGTATATATAGGCGAGCCAATTACCAATTATGGTTTTATGCCGTCTGACGCGGACTTTATGTCGGCAATAAACGGAATTTCGCTTCTGTCAGGCGGAGATATCCCGGAAAGCGGGCTTGAAGGTCTTTTGTCCGCGCAGTCATCCGCATGGAGGGCTGACGCTTCAAAAACAATAATACTTGTAACCGACGCTCAGGTTAAAACAATTGATACAGGCAACGGGGTTTATTCTTTGACTTATACAGCCCAATCATTGACTGATGACGGTATAACGGTTGACGCGATATGCGTGGATATGGGAAGCTACGCGCCATATTCCAATCCAAAAGACCTGCCGTCACTTACCGGAGGCATATGGCTGGATTATTGGACGCCTTCGTCTGATTGGGATGCGTTTCTGGTTGCGCTTGGAACAGCAATAAGCACTTATTCAAATGTTGTTATAAGGGATCCGCTGCCGCCGGAATTAATGCCTGTTGCACCTTATGGCGGCGGCAGTTATACAGGCGGCCAGGTAATCTGGACTTTCAGCAGTGTGGGAAAAGGCCAGCCGTTTACGGTATGTTTTCCTTCTGTAATAACAAGCGCTTACGCGGGATTTATAAGCAATACGGCGTATATTTCCGCTGATAACGTAACAGAGACCGCGTCTGATACAGAGTATGTCTTTTATCCCACAAAAACCGCCACTACAACCGCTACACCGACAGTGACCGCAACAGGCACCATTACAGTTTCACCTACAATCACTCTGACGGCGACAATTACACCCACTGCAACGCCCACACCTCCCGTGCTTATGCTTATGGGCAAGGGTACGTTTCCCAACCCTTTTATAAAAGAGGCGCAGATAGTTTACTATCTGACCGCGGAAGCTGATGTAACGGTGAAAGTGTACACAGTATCCGGGGAAGTTGTTTTTGAATCACAGCCTGTTAAAGGGCTGCGGGGTGTAAACAGTTTTTTATGGGATGGAAGGAATAAAAACCGAAAGCCTGTGGCGTCCGGGCTGTATATATACCGTGTACAGGCGGTGTCAGGCAGGGATGAAAAAGTGCATATCTTCGGTAAGGCGGCCTGCCTTAGATAA
- the tatC gene encoding twin-arginine translocase subunit TatC: MKRAAKKKINKKTAAENPPDFVLHLEELRFRIIAVIVFFITAFFISFFYCGAIMEFLQRPIAGAAEKLYYFRVYEKFTTYLKVSAAAALFFLVPFFLMQLWGFVKPALDSKERSFFAWGLIAAPAVFYGGAFFAYKVMLPAAFSFFTGFAGQDNIQPVWGVTDYFGFLSSVIMVTGAVFLLPLVMLLLMKAGILKYEMVSKARAYIIIAIFIIAAVFSPPDVISQMLVAVPLYLLFEISLLAGRALKN; this comes from the coding sequence ATGAAGAGAGCGGCGAAAAAAAAGATAAATAAAAAAACGGCGGCTGAAAATCCGCCGGATTTTGTTTTACACCTTGAAGAGCTGCGTTTCAGGATAATAGCGGTTATAGTTTTTTTTATAACCGCTTTTTTTATATCTTTTTTTTACTGCGGCGCGATAATGGAATTTCTTCAGCGCCCTATTGCCGGCGCGGCGGAAAAACTTTATTACTTCAGGGTGTACGAGAAATTTACAACTTATCTTAAAGTGTCCGCGGCAGCGGCTTTGTTTTTTCTGGTGCCGTTTTTTTTAATGCAGTTGTGGGGGTTTGTGAAACCCGCGCTTGACAGCAAAGAGAGAAGTTTTTTCGCGTGGGGGCTTATTGCCGCGCCTGCTGTTTTTTATGGCGGAGCTTTTTTTGCCTATAAAGTGATGCTTCCCGCGGCGTTTTCTTTTTTTACCGGGTTTGCCGGGCAGGATAATATACAGCCTGTGTGGGGCGTGACAGATTATTTTGGTTTTTTATCATCGGTAATTATGGTAACGGGAGCTGTCTTTCTTCTGCCGCTTGTCATGCTTCTGCTGATGAAAGCGGGTATACTTAAATATGAAATGGTGTCAAAGGCAAGGGCGTACATAATAATTGCCATATTTATTATAGCGGCGGTTTTTTCCCCGCCGGATGTGATATCACAGATGCTTGTTGCCGTACCGTTATATCTGCTTTTTGAAATCTCTCTGCTTGCGGGCAGGGCTTTAAAAAATTAA
- a CDS encoding DUF362 domain-containing protein, whose translation MNRREFIKKSIQAAAAAGAYTMLPASKLFGAAAEGKTPPHLVAVKNSTPAKMYAAALAAMGGISQFVRRGQTVVVKPNIGWDVTPELGGNTNPQLVEAVVKSCVDAGAKKVYVFDHTCDNWKKTYKTSGIEDAAKKAGALVVSAASESDYVNVKVPGGKTLKETKVHKLAVESDVFINVPVLKNHGSSGLTIAMKNLMGIVWNRWSWHATGLHQCIADFAAYRKPDLNIVDCYRVMKANGPRGVSKEDVVLMKTLIMSKDMVAADAASAKIAGADPEGIEYIKIADAKGIGTMNLDSINIRRITL comes from the coding sequence ATGAACAGGCGCGAATTCATAAAAAAATCAATTCAGGCGGCCGCCGCCGCGGGCGCGTATACAATGCTTCCGGCGTCAAAATTATTCGGCGCCGCGGCTGAAGGCAAAACACCGCCGCACCTTGTGGCGGTAAAAAATTCAACACCGGCAAAAATGTACGCCGCCGCCCTGGCTGCAATGGGCGGTATTTCGCAGTTTGTCCGCAGGGGGCAGACGGTGGTTGTTAAACCCAACATAGGCTGGGATGTAACGCCGGAACTTGGCGGCAATACCAATCCGCAGCTTGTGGAAGCGGTGGTAAAAAGCTGTGTTGATGCCGGCGCTAAAAAAGTGTATGTGTTTGACCATACCTGCGATAACTGGAAAAAAACATATAAGACAAGCGGGATTGAAGACGCGGCAAAGAAAGCGGGCGCGCTTGTGGTGTCAGCGGCATCAGAGTCGGATTATGTTAATGTGAAAGTGCCGGGCGGTAAAACCCTTAAAGAAACAAAGGTGCACAAGCTTGCGGTTGAAAGTGATGTTTTTATAAACGTGCCGGTGTTAAAAAATCACGGTTCTTCCGGGCTTACCATTGCAATGAAAAATCTTATGGGAATAGTGTGGAACCGCTGGAGCTGGCACGCCACGGGCCTTCATCAGTGCATAGCGGATTTTGCGGCGTACAGAAAACCCGATTTGAATATTGTGGACTGTTACAGGGTGATGAAAGCCAACGGGCCAAGGGGGGTATCAAAGGAAGATGTGGTTTTGATGAAAACCCTTATAATGTCCAAAGATATGGTGGCAGCTGACGCGGCATCCGCAAAGATAGCAGGGGCGGACCCGGAGGGTATTGAATATATAAAAATTGCCGATGCCAAGGGCATAGGCACCATGAACCTTGATTCAATAAATATAAGAAGGATAACCCTTTGA